One genomic region from SAR92 clade bacterium H455 encodes:
- a CDS encoding MFS transporter yields MQNTTANGFTNVWILTLSNALAASIMALMILVGSLVGSDLAPAAEWATLPLALTICGTAAGIVPATKVMQRLGRKQGLWAFMGLGIIACAIAIVALEQRSFSLFCLAAVLLGTTNSALQQVRFAAMESVAPESGASAASIVMLGGILAAFVGPELAVLGAHMTAVDYQGSFWLGALSITCGALLLGAYKPVPLETISKPIAAGSLRTILCGRGFVLAVASGAVAFVVMSFVMTGTPISMHHTYGHSLVDTKWVIQSHIAAMFLPSLIAPLLFRWLGIRGLMTAGLACYGATIGIGYYDISVNGFWLQLVLLGVGWNFLFVAGTALLPTSYKESDRFKAQAFNDSTVFSLQALASLSAGWALNLISWQQMLLLCTIPISLMLLTLAWDLTRSARFSGEGH; encoded by the coding sequence ATGCAAAACACCACAGCGAACGGCTTCACTAATGTCTGGATTTTAACCCTAAGCAATGCTTTGGCAGCATCGATTATGGCGCTGATGATTTTGGTGGGCAGTTTGGTGGGCAGCGATCTGGCCCCGGCGGCAGAATGGGCGACACTGCCATTGGCACTGACCATCTGCGGCACCGCAGCGGGTATTGTGCCAGCCACTAAAGTAATGCAGCGCCTAGGCCGCAAACAGGGACTTTGGGCTTTTATGGGGCTCGGTATAATCGCCTGCGCGATTGCCATTGTAGCCTTGGAGCAACGTAGCTTTAGCCTCTTCTGCCTAGCTGCCGTGTTGCTCGGCACTACTAACTCCGCACTGCAGCAGGTGCGCTTTGCCGCAATGGAGTCTGTAGCACCTGAGTCTGGCGCCAGCGCCGCATCAATAGTGATGCTGGGCGGTATTCTGGCGGCTTTTGTCGGCCCAGAACTGGCCGTTCTCGGCGCTCATATGACCGCCGTCGACTATCAGGGCTCGTTCTGGCTTGGCGCCCTATCCATTACCTGTGGCGCTTTGCTGCTGGGCGCTTACAAACCAGTCCCACTTGAAACCATCAGCAAACCCATAGCTGCGGGCTCGTTGCGAACCATTCTGTGCGGCCGTGGATTTGTTCTCGCCGTAGCTAGTGGTGCAGTGGCTTTTGTGGTGATGTCTTTTGTGATGACCGGCACACCGATCAGCATGCACCATACCTACGGTCATTCGCTTGTGGATACCAAATGGGTAATCCAAAGTCATATTGCGGCGATGTTTCTGCCCTCCTTAATAGCACCACTGCTGTTTAGATGGCTGGGCATTAGAGGCTTGATGACGGCCGGACTGGCTTGCTACGGAGCCACCATTGGCATCGGCTATTACGATATCAGCGTCAATGGCTTCTGGCTGCAGCTAGTGCTGCTGGGTGTGGGATGGAATTTTCTCTTTGTCGCCGGCACCGCACTGTTGCCCACCAGCTATAAAGAATCCGATCGCTTTAAAGCTCAGGCTTTTAATGACTCAACGGTGTTTTCACTACAGGCACTGGCTTCACTATCGGCAGGGTGGGCGCTGAACTTGATTAGCTGGCAGCAGATGTTGTTGCTGTGCACCATACCCATCAGCCTGATGCTATTGACGCTGGCTTGGGACTTAACTAGATCAGCTAGGTTCAGCGGAGAGGGGCACTAG
- the queD gene encoding 6-carboxytetrahydropterin synthase QueD, protein MQIYKEFSIEAAHRLPNVPEGHKCSRLHGHSFLVTVAVEGPVGEQSGWIMDFGDIKAAFAPIYDQLDHHYLNEIEGLDNPTSENLAIWIWQHLKPKLPLLSCITIKETCTSGCIYRG, encoded by the coding sequence ATGCAAATTTACAAAGAGTTTAGTATCGAGGCAGCTCATCGCTTGCCGAATGTTCCCGAAGGGCACAAGTGCTCCCGTCTACATGGTCATTCTTTTCTTGTGACTGTGGCGGTTGAAGGTCCAGTAGGGGAACAATCTGGTTGGATTATGGATTTTGGTGATATTAAAGCGGCTTTTGCACCGATCTATGATCAGCTCGACCACCATTACCTCAATGAGATTGAAGGGCTGGATAATCCCACTAGCGAAAATCTCGCGATATGGATCTGGCAGCATCTCAAACCTAAGCTGCCACTACTTAGCTGCATCACTATCAAAGAGACTTGTACCAGCGGTTGTATCTACCGCGGCTAG
- a CDS encoding peptidylprolyl isomerase — MHKHVLIILAALLLTVAGCSNQDSEQPVLVVLETELGNITLALDAQRAPQATNYLLSFIENGQYDGATLYRSASLDQQQPPQLVQGGVLQGALNSSTVVNPADYGVTHLLREWESTEKTGLRHNRGTISLARDLLATGQVIPELVFCLRDIPSMDAGGDGRLDNKGFPVFGQVVGGMDIIDTVSQSELNGPTTIGFLEGQILTQPLNIISAYRL, encoded by the coding sequence ATGCACAAACACGTTTTAATCATACTCGCGGCCTTACTGCTTACCGTCGCCGGCTGCAGCAACCAAGACTCTGAACAGCCGGTATTGGTGGTACTAGAAACTGAACTTGGCAACATTACTCTGGCATTAGATGCCCAGCGCGCACCACAGGCCACCAACTATCTGCTTTCTTTTATAGAAAACGGCCAGTACGACGGCGCCACACTTTATCGCAGCGCCTCGCTTGACCAGCAACAGCCTCCCCAGTTAGTGCAGGGCGGCGTTTTACAGGGCGCCCTTAACAGTTCAACTGTGGTGAACCCCGCCGATTACGGCGTCACCCACCTGCTGCGAGAGTGGGAGAGCACCGAGAAAACGGGCCTGCGTCACAACCGCGGCACCATCAGCTTAGCGCGCGATTTGTTGGCCACCGGCCAAGTGATACCAGAGCTGGTGTTCTGCTTGCGTGATATTCCCAGTATGGATGCCGGCGGCGATGGCCGGCTAGACAATAAAGGCTTTCCAGTATTCGGCCAAGTTGTTGGAGGGATGGATATTATTGACACGGTTAGCCAGAGCGAGCTAAACGGCCCCACCACCATCGGCTTTCTTGAAGGGCAGATCCTCACTCAACCGCTCAACATTATTAGCGCATACCGACTGTAA
- a CDS encoding AraC family transcriptional regulator, which translates to MPLRYDINSPVLTAAEIFLGSQEAAAELGGSLEASMQHSGLTPAQVIDGEGFVPLHKVVSFLNHAAQELNCDYFALLVAKHQPPARFAMIGQLVRFSRDLGHAIDDGIRFSILNSQYSRWVIERDQHAMSLIREVRVQLDAPIIQMQTLALAVTYKAMNGICQRRIKLNQVMFSHAQPSSHEKIKAFFGVQVFYDQPQTALVFPNAELESPIPSADPQVHKLLLRHFEDLSVEEGANLNLIERLRRELRQTVGSRRCTLELIAQSWGVHPRGLQRRLREHGTGFRELLQDVRQELAESYLTNSAIAVLELADLLGYRNASAFSRAFKAQTGYSPEHWRERRQVEVES; encoded by the coding sequence ATGCCATTGCGATACGATATTAATAGCCCCGTACTGACCGCTGCGGAAATTTTTCTTGGCAGCCAAGAGGCGGCCGCAGAGCTGGGCGGTTCACTTGAGGCGTCCATGCAACATAGCGGGCTTACACCCGCGCAAGTGATTGACGGTGAAGGTTTCGTGCCGCTGCATAAAGTGGTGAGTTTCCTCAACCACGCTGCCCAAGAATTGAATTGCGATTATTTTGCTCTGTTAGTGGCCAAGCACCAGCCACCAGCCCGTTTTGCCATGATCGGCCAATTGGTAAGATTCTCGCGCGACTTGGGCCATGCTATTGATGACGGTATCCGTTTTTCTATACTGAACAGCCAATACAGCCGCTGGGTAATAGAGCGCGACCAGCACGCTATGTCGCTGATCCGCGAGGTGCGCGTGCAGCTAGACGCGCCGATCATCCAGATGCAGACATTGGCGCTGGCCGTCACTTATAAAGCGATGAATGGCATCTGCCAGCGCAGGATTAAATTAAACCAAGTAATGTTTAGCCACGCTCAGCCGTCCTCACATGAAAAAATAAAAGCGTTCTTTGGTGTTCAAGTTTTTTATGACCAGCCGCAGACCGCGCTGGTTTTTCCCAATGCGGAGCTCGAGAGTCCCATACCCAGCGCCGACCCGCAGGTGCACAAACTGCTGCTGCGCCATTTCGAGGATTTATCCGTAGAAGAGGGTGCTAATCTCAATCTTATCGAGCGGTTGCGGCGCGAATTGCGCCAAACAGTTGGCTCCAGGCGGTGTACTTTGGAGTTGATAGCGCAGAGTTGGGGCGTCCATCCGCGCGGCCTGCAGCGACGATTGCGCGAGCACGGCACCGGTTTCAGGGAGCTGTTGCAAGATGTCCGCCAAGAACTTGCCGAGTCCTACCTAACCAATTCCGCCATTGCCGTGTTGGAGCTGGCAGACCTGCTCGGTTATCGCAATGCCAGCGCGTTTTCACGCGCGTTCAAAGCGCAAACGGGGTACTCTCCCGAGCATTGGCGTGAAAGGCGACAGGTTGAAGTGGAGTCATAA
- the uvrB gene encoding excinuclease ABC subunit UvrB, translating into MPPLTVVSDYSPAGDQPEAIKKLVQGLENGLSAQTLLGVTGSGKTFTVAKVMEAVQRPTIVMAHNKTLAAQLYGEFKSFFPNNAVEYFVSYYDYYQPEAYVPSSDTFIEKDAAVNSHIEQMRLSATKALMERRDVIVVATVSAIYGLGDPKAYMKMLLHLSRGEKIDQRDILRRLAELQYKRNDIDFDRSSYRVRGDVIDVYPADSDYEALRIELFDDEVENLTLFDPLTGEVLGKVPRYTVYPKSHYVTPRHTVVEAADKIIVELDERLTQLRSVDKLVEAQRLGERVRYDSEMMRELGYCNGIENYSRYLSGRPPGDPPPTLFDYLPDDALLIIDESHVTVPQIGGMYKGDRSRKETLVEYGFRLPSALDNRPLRFDEWEGLAPQMIFVSATPSRYEAANEGQVVEQVVRPTGLLDPEIEVRPALNQVDDVLSEIHRCVAANERVLITVLTKRMAEDLTDYLTEHGVRVRYLHSDIDTVERVEIIRDLRLGEFDVLVGINLLREGLDMPEVSLVAIFDADKEGFLRSDTSLIQTIGRSARHVRGKAILYADKITGSMGRAIDETKRRRAKQIEHNRLHGLTPVGITKSVADIMEGAYAGQGKTKRGKKVAEGLGRYEIDEAPVAIRDIAKELKRLDEKMYQHARNLEFEEAAQVRDEIGKLRERSLAS; encoded by the coding sequence ATGCCACCTTTGACTGTGGTCAGTGACTACTCTCCGGCGGGAGATCAGCCTGAGGCGATTAAAAAGCTGGTTCAAGGCCTAGAAAATGGCCTCTCCGCCCAGACTCTGCTCGGTGTAACCGGCTCCGGTAAAACCTTTACTGTGGCCAAAGTCATGGAAGCTGTGCAACGGCCAACTATTGTTATGGCCCACAATAAGACATTGGCGGCACAGCTCTACGGCGAGTTTAAAAGTTTCTTCCCCAACAATGCGGTGGAGTATTTTGTCTCTTACTATGACTACTACCAACCCGAAGCCTATGTGCCTTCATCTGACACCTTTATTGAAAAAGACGCCGCGGTAAACTCCCATATTGAGCAGATGCGTCTGTCCGCCACCAAAGCGCTGATGGAGCGACGCGATGTAATCGTTGTCGCCACTGTGTCGGCTATTTATGGTCTTGGCGATCCCAAAGCCTATATGAAGATGCTATTGCATCTATCCCGCGGTGAAAAAATTGATCAGCGAGATATTCTCCGGCGGCTCGCCGAACTGCAATACAAGCGCAATGACATAGATTTTGATCGCTCCTCTTATCGGGTGCGCGGGGATGTGATTGATGTCTATCCAGCCGACTCAGATTATGAAGCGCTGCGTATTGAGCTGTTTGACGACGAGGTAGAAAACCTCACCCTGTTCGATCCGCTGACCGGTGAAGTGCTGGGCAAAGTGCCGCGCTATACAGTCTATCCCAAGTCTCACTATGTGACGCCACGCCACACAGTGGTTGAAGCCGCGGATAAAATTATCGTTGAGTTGGATGAGCGTCTGACGCAATTGCGCTCTGTGGATAAGTTGGTTGAAGCTCAGCGCCTTGGCGAGAGAGTCCGCTACGACAGTGAAATGATGCGTGAGCTGGGTTACTGCAATGGCATTGAGAATTACTCTCGCTACCTCTCTGGGCGACCGCCAGGCGATCCGCCGCCAACACTGTTTGATTACCTGCCCGACGATGCGCTGCTGATTATCGATGAATCCCACGTCACAGTGCCGCAGATTGGTGGTATGTACAAAGGGGATCGGTCGCGCAAAGAAACGTTAGTTGAGTATGGCTTTAGACTGCCTTCAGCCCTGGATAATCGTCCCCTGCGCTTTGATGAGTGGGAGGGCCTAGCGCCACAGATGATTTTTGTCTCGGCGACACCGAGCCGCTACGAAGCCGCTAACGAAGGGCAGGTGGTTGAACAGGTGGTGCGACCCACGGGGCTTTTAGATCCCGAGATCGAAGTGCGTCCGGCACTGAATCAGGTGGATGATGTACTCTCGGAAATTCATCGTTGCGTCGCCGCTAATGAACGCGTCCTAATTACAGTGCTGACCAAGCGCATGGCTGAAGACCTGACTGATTATTTGACTGAGCACGGTGTCCGCGTGCGCTATCTGCACTCAGATATAGACACAGTAGAGCGTGTCGAAATTATCCGCGATCTGCGCCTTGGAGAATTTGATGTGCTGGTGGGTATTAACCTGCTGCGAGAAGGTTTAGACATGCCAGAGGTTTCTCTGGTGGCGATTTTTGATGCGGATAAAGAAGGTTTTCTGCGTTCTGACACTTCATTAATTCAGACCATTGGTCGCTCTGCACGGCATGTGCGCGGTAAAGCCATACTCTACGCTGACAAGATTACCGGTTCCATGGGCCGCGCTATTGACGAGACTAAGCGTCGTCGCGCCAAGCAGATTGAGCACAACAGATTGCATGGCTTGACCCCTGTGGGTATCACTAAATCCGTTGCCGATATTATGGAAGGAGCTTATGCCGGGCAGGGTAAGACTAAGCGCGGTAAAAAAGTTGCTGAGGGTCTTGGGCGCTATGAGATAGACGAAGCGCCGGTGGCGATTCGCGATATAGCTAAAGAGCTCAAGCGGCTGGATGAGAAAATGTATCAGCATGCGCGTAATTTGGAATTCGAAGAAGCGGCTCAGGTACGCGATGAGATTGGTAAATTGCGTGAACGTAGTTTGGCGTCTTAG
- a CDS encoding undecaprenyl-phosphate alpha-N-acetylglucosaminyl 1-phosphate transferase (catalyzes the formation of alpha-N-acetylglucosaminyl-pyrophosphoryl-undecaprenyl from alpha-N-acetylglucosaminyl 1-phosphate and the lipid carrier undecaprenyl phosphate), translating to MIQYLPSLAGVALLSFAVTKLLIPISHATGLLDRPQGRKTHLGAVPLVGGISIYLSVLFCAVLFLNLPESFIGIALICGLITFIGALDDRYPVHPYYRLTMQLIAGVTLATVGGASLRDLGDLIGFGAINLGLLAIPFTAIAITGLCNAYNMVDGIDGLAGSLTIVSLLSLLLLANGQAPDNQVALLAYIATSIGVFLMFNLTIGPLAKTKVFMGDAGSTFLGCAVAIAMIHFTQSNHAVIQPATALWLVAIPLMDMVSTMVRRVSKGRSPFHADRTHLHHILMRAGFTQRQALMAIILAAAVLAGIGILLERAWPQSEVVSFILFLMVFGLYFQFIFKHAFKFARTVRQLVFKS from the coding sequence ATGATTCAGTATCTACCATCCCTCGCAGGCGTCGCTCTACTGAGCTTTGCTGTAACCAAACTACTGATCCCAATATCTCATGCCACCGGGCTACTGGATCGCCCCCAGGGCCGTAAAACACATCTTGGTGCAGTGCCTTTGGTCGGAGGCATCTCCATCTACCTCTCGGTACTATTTTGTGCCGTATTGTTTCTCAATCTTCCCGAAAGCTTTATTGGCATAGCCCTAATCTGCGGCCTGATCACATTTATTGGCGCCCTCGACGACCGCTATCCCGTGCACCCCTACTACCGGCTGACCATGCAGCTTATCGCCGGCGTAACCCTTGCCACTGTCGGCGGCGCCAGTCTGCGAGACCTCGGTGATCTAATCGGGTTTGGCGCCATAAACCTAGGGCTATTGGCAATCCCCTTTACCGCGATAGCGATTACCGGGCTCTGTAATGCCTACAATATGGTCGACGGTATAGATGGACTGGCAGGTTCACTGACGATTGTCTCCCTGCTCAGCCTGCTGCTATTAGCCAACGGCCAAGCACCGGACAACCAAGTCGCCCTACTTGCCTACATCGCCACTTCTATTGGCGTATTCTTAATGTTTAACCTAACAATCGGGCCCTTGGCCAAGACTAAGGTCTTTATGGGCGATGCTGGCAGTACCTTTCTCGGCTGCGCCGTCGCCATTGCCATGATCCACTTCACTCAGAGCAACCACGCAGTGATTCAACCTGCAACCGCACTCTGGCTGGTTGCTATCCCACTGATGGATATGGTCAGCACTATGGTGCGCAGGGTCAGCAAAGGGCGCTCGCCGTTCCATGCAGATCGAACTCATCTGCACCATATTTTGATGCGCGCTGGCTTTACTCAACGGCAGGCATTAATGGCGATTATTCTGGCTGCGGCAGTGCTTGCCGGGATCGGCATTCTGTTGGAACGAGCATGGCCCCAGAGTGAAGTGGTCTCTTTTATATTGTTTTTGATGGTTTTTGGACTTTACTTTCAGTTTATCTTTAAGCATGCGTTTAAGTTTGCACGGACTGTCCGACAGCTGGTTTTTAAGAGCTAA
- a CDS encoding TonB-dependent receptor — MQTLITRTPRRLALAAVVASLSAPVVANNTLEEIVVTAQHREESLTDVPIAITALGAEELRTSGIDDLNGVSMRTPGFSMGSFTPSQPQLYIRGIGSNDDGAAGDQSVVVFLDGVYLGRTAGQAFDLFDLERIEVLRGPQGTLYGKNAAGGAINVVSQKPTEEFSGAIELSAGDLGYKSTRAKVSGALAENVAGKIAVSYKERDGYVESLAEDANFDDLNGYESAAVRGQLLFTPSSELELLLTADYAEDDRSGPGRNLGSTYGVEQAVRLDPNNPSPGFYQNLIDSEPRSQIETWGLSLKADWEVGEGTFTSITAYRETDADAVDVAVSAAFGYQTAFAGLGFEGVATLDNPVLENSEQFTQEFRYALNFSDDLFLQAGFFYLNEQVERFESSVVVCSYACSSPVKYALPVGSTTQANQTDSFGLFAQGIWSVNDRTDVTFGARYTYEEKDATNVGAPNGLNVVAPYDVAMSENWSALTPKLAVNYAISDDISSYASVTTGFKSGGYQGMAPNGVAASTAFDEENVTNYEVGVKGTIADSLRFSAAAFRSDYSDLQVLRVVGVNQVTDNAGEAEIQGLELEGQWLVSDNFQLMATYAYLGTEYTELEGDLAASEGNSLRNAPKNAYSLSAIFDYPVASGNLNARADYISKDEAFQDIENRAVAAMPEYEVLNLRVAYTPASEEWEVAAWMKNALDEEYLAHNSVIAPLAELALPAAPRTWGVTFNYRFGN; from the coding sequence ATGCAAACCCTTATTACCCGTACTCCCCGCCGGTTAGCGCTTGCTGCTGTAGTGGCATCGCTCTCAGCCCCCGTTGTGGCCAACAACACGCTCGAAGAGATTGTGGTTACCGCACAGCACCGCGAAGAGTCACTCACCGATGTGCCAATTGCCATTACCGCCCTTGGTGCTGAAGAACTGCGCACCTCAGGCATTGACGACCTGAATGGCGTCTCTATGCGCACCCCAGGCTTTAGCATGGGATCGTTTACTCCATCGCAGCCACAGCTTTATATCCGCGGCATTGGTTCAAACGATGATGGTGCTGCGGGCGACCAATCAGTAGTGGTATTTTTGGATGGTGTCTACCTCGGTCGCACCGCGGGACAAGCGTTCGACCTGTTCGATTTAGAGCGCATCGAAGTACTACGCGGCCCACAGGGCACTTTGTACGGTAAAAATGCGGCAGGTGGCGCCATTAATGTGGTTTCACAAAAGCCCACTGAAGAGTTCTCTGGCGCTATCGAGCTTTCTGCAGGGGACTTAGGCTACAAATCCACTCGTGCCAAAGTTTCTGGTGCACTGGCCGAAAATGTAGCGGGTAAAATTGCTGTTAGCTACAAAGAGCGCGACGGTTATGTTGAGAGCTTGGCTGAAGACGCCAACTTTGATGATCTTAATGGTTATGAAAGTGCTGCAGTACGGGGCCAATTGTTGTTTACTCCTAGCAGCGAACTAGAATTGCTGTTAACTGCTGACTACGCAGAAGATGACCGCAGCGGCCCCGGTCGCAACCTTGGTTCTACCTACGGTGTCGAACAGGCTGTTCGCTTAGACCCAAACAACCCATCACCTGGTTTTTATCAAAATCTTATCGATAGCGAACCGCGCTCACAAATTGAAACTTGGGGTCTGTCGTTAAAAGCGGACTGGGAGGTAGGTGAAGGTACCTTTACTTCGATTACTGCATATCGCGAAACTGATGCAGATGCAGTCGATGTCGCTGTTTCAGCGGCATTTGGGTACCAAACTGCGTTTGCGGGTTTAGGCTTTGAGGGTGTTGCTACATTGGACAACCCTGTCCTCGAAAACAGTGAACAATTTACCCAAGAATTCCGTTATGCACTTAATTTTAGTGATGATCTTTTCTTACAGGCCGGCTTCTTCTATCTCAACGAGCAAGTTGAGCGGTTTGAAAGCAGTGTTGTTGTCTGTTCATATGCTTGTTCTTCACCCGTAAAGTATGCATTGCCAGTTGGTTCAACGACTCAAGCCAACCAGACGGATAGCTTCGGACTGTTTGCTCAGGGTATTTGGAGTGTTAACGATCGTACCGATGTGACTTTCGGTGCGCGTTATACTTATGAAGAAAAAGATGCGACAAATGTCGGCGCCCCAAACGGATTGAACGTTGTTGCACCATATGATGTAGCAATGAGCGAAAACTGGAGTGCTTTAACGCCGAAGCTGGCAGTCAACTACGCAATTAGCGACGATATCTCTAGTTATGCATCTGTCACCACTGGGTTCAAAAGCGGTGGTTACCAAGGCATGGCGCCGAATGGCGTAGCAGCTTCTACAGCATTTGATGAAGAAAATGTGACCAATTACGAAGTTGGCGTAAAAGGGACTATCGCTGATTCGTTGCGCTTTAGTGCAGCGGCGTTTCGCTCTGACTACAGTGACCTGCAAGTGCTGCGTGTTGTTGGCGTAAATCAGGTGACCGACAATGCTGGTGAAGCAGAGATTCAGGGACTTGAACTAGAAGGCCAGTGGCTGGTCAGTGATAATTTCCAGTTGATGGCCACTTATGCCTACCTAGGCACCGAGTACACTGAACTCGAGGGTGATTTAGCAGCGAGCGAAGGAAATTCACTGCGCAATGCTCCTAAAAACGCTTATTCGTTAAGCGCCATTTTTGACTACCCAGTAGCCTCAGGTAACCTCAACGCTCGCGCAGATTACATTAGCAAAGACGAGGCTTTTCAGGATATTGAAAACCGTGCTGTTGCGGCGATGCCTGAGTACGAAGTTCTCAACCTGCGAGTCGCTTACACCCCAGCGAGTGAAGAGTGGGAAGTGGCAGCATGGATGAAGAATGCCTTGGATGAAGAGTACCTGGCGCATAACTCTGTGATTGCACCACTGGCTGAACTGGCTTTGCCCGCAGCCCCACGCACTTGGGGTGTCACCTTCAACTACCGTTTTGGTAACTAA
- a CDS encoding amidohydrolase family protein → MKQQLFNTARKAAMVCLVTLAASLAVAESTVIRDARIFDGIQDSLSTAQDVLIEDGVIQSIGANLTTPADAKVIDAGGRTLMPGLIDAHTHVMLQLPVWSALTSDDYTFAYTATVAAKMFLDNGFTTIRDMSGNTFSLKKAIDKGLVAGPRIYPSGGMISQTSGHGDHRTDQAPSRLLDPTSRSPLEERGMVVVADGTAQVLQAARENLRRGATQLKISVGGGISSYADPLDVTQFTEAEVSAAVDAANDWGTYVAAHVYNSKGVRRAVDLGVRSIEHANLIDRDTIKYMNKKGIWLSPQVLVFKQEFNGMNADQLAKQRQAYDGLNDLMTTANEIGYKNIVFGTDIVTSLKALESTNQELAIRTQWFSNVEVLRQATSKAGELVGLSGPRNPYGKVGVIEVGALADILIVDGNPLKDMGILTQPQQNLRVIMKGGSVHKNTL, encoded by the coding sequence GTGAAACAACAACTCTTTAATACCGCCAGAAAAGCCGCCATGGTGTGCCTTGTCACATTGGCAGCTAGCCTAGCAGTGGCAGAAAGTACCGTTATTCGCGATGCGCGCATTTTTGACGGCATTCAGGATTCGCTCTCAACGGCGCAGGATGTGTTAATTGAAGATGGCGTCATTCAATCTATTGGCGCCAACTTAACCACCCCCGCTGACGCTAAAGTGATTGATGCCGGCGGGCGCACCCTAATGCCCGGCCTGATTGATGCCCACACTCATGTGATGCTGCAGCTGCCGGTTTGGTCTGCACTAACGTCGGACGACTACACGTTTGCTTACACCGCTACAGTGGCCGCCAAAATGTTTTTGGACAACGGTTTTACCACTATTCGAGATATGAGTGGCAACACCTTCTCGCTGAAAAAAGCGATCGATAAAGGGCTGGTAGCCGGCCCGCGCATCTACCCCTCTGGCGGTATGATTTCGCAAACCTCAGGCCACGGCGACCATCGCACCGACCAAGCGCCGTCGCGCCTGCTAGACCCGACCAGCCGCAGCCCGCTTGAAGAGCGCGGCATGGTTGTTGTCGCCGATGGCACCGCACAGGTTTTACAGGCAGCGCGAGAGAACCTGCGCCGCGGCGCCACCCAGCTTAAAATTTCCGTAGGTGGTGGTATTAGCTCTTATGCCGACCCGCTGGATGTGACCCAGTTTACCGAAGCCGAAGTGAGTGCGGCGGTGGACGCCGCCAATGATTGGGGCACTTACGTAGCCGCACACGTCTACAACAGCAAGGGTGTGCGCCGCGCCGTCGACCTCGGTGTGCGCTCTATCGAGCACGCTAACTTGATCGACCGCGACACCATAAAATACATGAACAAAAAAGGCATCTGGCTGTCACCCCAGGTATTGGTGTTCAAACAGGAGTTTAACGGCATGAATGCCGACCAACTGGCCAAGCAGCGCCAAGCTTACGATGGCCTCAATGACCTAATGACGACGGCTAATGAAATTGGCTACAAAAATATCGTCTTTGGCACCGACATTGTCACTTCTCTAAAGGCGTTGGAGAGCACTAATCAAGAGCTAGCTATTCGCACTCAATGGTTTAGCAATGTTGAAGTACTGCGTCAGGCGACGTCTAAAGCCGGCGAGCTGGTAGGGCTTTCTGGGCCCCGAAACCCCTACGGCAAAGTGGGTGTTATTGAAGTGGGTGCACTCGCCGACATCCTGATCGTTGACGGCAACCCCCTAAAGGACATGGGTATATTGACCCAGCCGCAACAAAACCTGCGTGTCATTATGAAGGGCGGTTCAGTCCACAAAAATACGCTGTAA
- a CDS encoding ABC transporter substrate-binding protein has protein sequence MHQINRIGKCLLAAALFFIFELGVAKGQVPVLTEVEKQFAPLFSEISLQLSTDKQRYLRDPMAYQDFIDLRLRPLWDIASTARALVGRQNFAAMTRTQRQDLIVAVRNTLARYAFEGLEKYSGQQFQIVDIVINQHASMGWVQVLMESSLIPDIILDVLIKQTDPEKGIWQAVDIRFKGITYVSVKKHSFRETIEEQGIDRLITDLNRKNREYFADICSKTQSSGRAPCVLRAE, from the coding sequence TTGCATCAGATTAATCGGATAGGTAAGTGTCTGCTGGCCGCAGCGTTGTTTTTTATATTTGAGCTGGGCGTTGCCAAGGGGCAAGTGCCAGTCCTGACCGAGGTTGAAAAGCAGTTCGCGCCACTATTTAGTGAGATTTCCCTGCAGCTTTCGACCGATAAACAGCGTTATCTCCGTGATCCCATGGCCTATCAAGACTTTATTGACCTGCGATTGCGTCCGCTCTGGGATATAGCGTCTACCGCCAGGGCCCTAGTAGGGCGGCAGAATTTTGCGGCAATGACCCGGACCCAGCGACAGGATCTTATTGTGGCTGTGAGAAACACCTTGGCGCGCTATGCCTTTGAAGGGCTGGAAAAGTATTCTGGCCAACAGTTTCAAATCGTCGATATAGTCATCAATCAGCACGCCAGTATGGGCTGGGTTCAGGTATTGATGGAGTCGTCACTGATACCAGATATTATTTTAGACGTATTGATTAAACAGACTGACCCTGAGAAGGGAATTTGGCAGGCGGTGGATATTCGCTTTAAAGGCATCACCTATGTCTCGGTCAAAAAGCACTCATTCCGCGAAACCATCGAAGAGCAGGGTATAGATAGATTGATTACTGACTTAAACCGCAAAAACCGCGAGTACTTTGCCGATATCTGCAGCAAAACCCAGAGCAGCGGCAGGGCACCCTGCGTCCTGAGAGCAGAATAA